The Eubalaena glacialis isolate mEubGla1 chromosome 3, mEubGla1.1.hap2.+ XY, whole genome shotgun sequence nucleotide sequence TCTGTTTTAAAGAAGACATACTAGGCACCAAGTAAAATCTTTGAGGGGAAgcatgaggaaagaaagaaaagaataactgAATCGTCAATAGAATATGTCTAGTTTTTCAATTAGTCTACTTTTTCTATCGTCAAGACTTAAAACACCATGATCTTTTAGAGTAGTTCTCCTTAGCAAGAGGCAAATTATGTGGGGATTATAAGAGGAGTGGAAACCACAGAAAACACTGTCCTGTTTTGAAAAAGTGTTTTAATCAGGCAAAAGAAGCATCAGGAcaaaccatttttaaaacaaagtcttcAAGTTGGGTATTGAGACTGGCAAAGGGAGAAGCAAGGAGAAAAGTCAGGGAAAGATAAAATATTCAGATGAAAGCCAAAGCTATTTGCAATTACATGTTAGAACTCAGGGTTTTGCAGGTGAAAAAGATGTTgcttaaatatattcataaaccTGTAGTAAGATTTCCACTTAGCAGTTTCAGAAGATTTAACTAGCTGCTTAAAATATGACAAAACTGAATTTTAACAAATGATATTAAAATAGGACAGCCAATCAATTAACTGACAAAATAGAAGTCAGTGTGGGAGAGCCCTCCCCACATTCATTGCAGATTCGCAGCTCCCTCCGCCCGGTTTCCCTCCATCAGGCTAACGACCTCGTTTCTCCGGTAGAGCCTGGCCAAGTCGCAGGCGGTGTCCCCCTGATGGTTCCGATGCCCCACTTTGCAGGCCGTGTGCTTCACAAGGAACTCCACCACAGGGAGGTGGCCTTCTTTGGCAGCCAAGTGCAAGGGCAGGTTCCCTTCATTATCCTCGATGTTAACATCAGCTTGAAACTCCAGCAAAGTCTGTAAAGTGTCCAGGAAACCTGCTCTGGCTGCATCGTGAATGACAGCGAAACCAGTTCGGTCTTTCAAATCGGGATTAGCACCTCTAAGTAGTAGTCTCCTGGCAATCTCGGGATTTCCAAGTTTCATAacctagaaaagagaaaaaaacggTAGAGTCCTTCAAGTGCTCCTACtacaagaatattttaaaatatccatctcTTTTTATGAATGTAACTATTTTTGATGAAGGAGTGCTTGGGGAAGACCCATATGATCGGGTTTGAAGGGCTCAGTTGCAGGAAATGAGTACTATTAGGTAAAAGTAGAAGAAAACTTCTAAAAATTGAGCTTCTATGATGGAATATCTTAAACGGGCCCAAAAGTAGGATAAAttgattaataaaatagaatgagTCCGACTTATATAAAATTCACTGACAACTTGGTTCTCTATCTCCCATAAAGAGTTGTGTAATTtcatgaatttattaaaataaaagaaatggaactTGAGATTTAAGTAAGTCTCCTTCTGTTTGCTTGTTCATGCTCATAAAATGTGCCTGGGGTGTtaattctgtaaaataaaatgtgggtaaattttattttctaaatagctgaaaagaaataaggagagTGAGTTTCTTTAAATCCTCAAAGAAGTGTTTCCACACATCAGACTCCATCTAGTCTGATTTTATAAGTGTGAAAATGATCTCTTAAAAATCCAAACCtggtattttcttaaattattaattttcacaaGTTCTCTCCAAATAGATACAGCCCCAAGtttccaagtatttttttaaatagtttttttttctttgcaattatTTCATATGGGTTACTAGGTGTGTTTAGTGCTTAGAATCCTtcacttgaaatttaaaaatgttactgATTATTAACATGTTAAAAAAGCAACAGTGTTCTACATTGCCAATGTATTTATCTAAAACTAAGTTCATGATATGTCTTGTATTAGATAGGAAATGACTGTATGGAAACTGTtcttgaaaagaatgaaacagtcaTCCTACTATATTACTTACTGTTTCCTAAAGTTCTAACTAGCCTCCTAATTTTCAAGTgagcaaaagaagagaaaataagatatttaatgtgtattttgGGACATAGACAGCTTTGTCTTGTGGTTTCAGCCCATTTATTAATCAACTGGTGATCCCATCTTATTTCCTTTTGCAGTTATTATCAGGCATTTAGGAATAGCTATTTGTAAACTGCCAGTATTTTAAAAGCCAGAATTTGGTATTAAAATTTGCTATCAACATACAAATAATTCACATGACAAAGACTTATCTACTGGTGTTTGAATATATTTCACGCTAATAAGAAATCACTATTAGGCTCtcatagttataaaatattttgtggaGCAGCATTCAGTTGTACAATACATATAATTTAATTGTGAAAAATATAGTCTCATTAACATGCAAGAATATTTcagcattttaattgttttaatttatatttaggtATATTCATAATAACCTAAATTTATAATACATTACACAGTAGACACTCAAATGTTTGTGAAATTAAATATACACTGGAAAATACATACAAAGCTGATCTATCTCTTTagaatgtttgttttaaaaaattacaaattaagtAACATGATGAAATATATTTagaatgaataatattttataaatgcaaaCTCTATAGATGGCCAAGATGTTAAGCTTCCCTGTTGATAAAACCCTGCTGACTTTTAGCCCTTCCTTTGGGGCAGTGGTTAAAAAtgatacataatttatttttcaagaactTCAATGAAATACTTTTTGGTtattaaaaattaacacaatCTAATTTTTACCACAACTGCCTCTAAATATTTAGTCACATCTAAGGACCTGAACTgggaaaaataagagagagacaCCTTGGATCTTTGTAAAGCAAATGTACGATTAAGGCCTTTGATATTATCCTGATTGAGAAGCTTACACTAGGAAGGGGGAAAAAGCTTTTGTAATTGGGTTAATAAACATAACTGTAGGAGAAAATTTGCCATATTTTGccaaaaataatagtaatgctGGAAATTGTTTTGAAAGAAAGTTCTTTCTTGAGTTATGACACAACTTCAGATTCAGGATTATACATACTGAAAATAAGCCTTGAGGCTCCTGTTTGTgtgtatttcattatatgtacTAGGACTAAGCCACAATAAGTGGGTGTTAATATCTTGATAAGTATGTTTAATATAAACGAGACTGCAGAGTTGTATTAAAAATGtttgtcaaaacttttttttttgcagtattaATCTCCCAGTCTTCCTGCTCGTCAAAGTCCTGCAAGATCCTATTCTTACAGGGTTAAGTGGCTCATTCTTTgtgatatttatataatattttgaatGTTCAATAGGAAACTTTTCAATATATTAAATTTGTGGCATTGCTATCATCACAAAACCTGTTAAAAACTACtaggtggaaaaagaaaaaaaaacctttccccACTTAATCTACCTGAAATAACAAGATAAATAATTTAGTATCTATAAGCTTCCTTAATACTGAAATTTTTGCAAGGTCAGTGTATtctgatttaaaatatacaggcTGTATGGACTTCATCTGTCAATAGTACATCTCCTGCCACTTAAATTTCTAATTCTTGCAATTAAAACAGAGCACTCTAAAAACCCTCTCCCCAGTGGATTTTCAAAAGCAGCTTTAAGTGTTGCATTTCGAATACGCATAGCTTATAAGAATACCATCAGAACTCAGATAAAGCAACTGTTTGAGACTACTttgccatttttctgtttctaagcCTTTCAACTAAGTTACATGATAACgttcagaggaggaaaaaaaattatcaggtACAATACTTGGCAGCTGGACGTGTTTCATTTGTTACTTGTAAATCTAATTACTAAAAATTAGAACATACCACGGTATGACCGCAGAGACAAAAACACTATAAACTGAGCTCTGATTAGAAAATTCAACTTTTTATTCCTCCTCGATCCTGAATGGGTGGATGGTATTACATTAACTGTGAAATGTACATCCTGTGCCCGTGCCCAGGCCACCCATTCCAAATGAGGAAAGGTCGTTGGTCAAAACCTGAAGCATTTGAAGAAAAAACACCCTTGCCAGTAGTCAAGAAAATTAACGTTAAAGTCAATTATTGGAGCAAAGTACGGAAACCACTAATAGCAGTGTATTTACttcaaataataatcataataacgtGTTTACAGAGCtgtctaaaaaaaagaaaaaccaaaaaactcggCGCTGCTACGACTGCTACAGAATCCCCACCGTCACAAAAACATTCCAAAAATTAAGACCAAACCTGGAACCCACTTGATATCGAGGATGTTATTGGATTTGACGAGTTTGTTCAAAGTACGTCATTTTGGGGAGTTGGATCCacttaaagatataaaatatggcAACCAACTagtttttaaaacagttaaattTTGTACCCCTAAAAGCTTAAAAGCTATTATTCTAGAAACCCGGGTCACGTAGGCAACATTGTTGACCTGTTTTCCCCACCTCTCTGGATACCAACCTGCAGCGCAGTCCTTCCAAATCCATTTTGTGCATTGACGTTTACATTATTTTGCAACAAACTAGTAAGTTGCTCTAGGTCCCCCCTGGCAGCTGCGGACGCCAACTCGTTCCCCCAAGGCTCGGCCATTCTTTAGGGTCCTGACGATCGGGAAAAGATgaattagttgtttttctttttcccctttccttcgcTCCTAACCAGGCTGCATGATGGCATCGGAGACTGACAGAAGGACTGGGATGGTTAATCTGGAGTAGAGCTTGGTAGTAAATACTAGTAAGATCTGCCTGCCAAAAGCCCGCCCCTCGATTCACACGTGATTATTCAGCAAAACTGAGCCATTGGAGAGGGGCTCCGCTCCTCGCTTTTTAGCTTAACCCCTATGAAGAATTCTGGTGATTAAACTGAGAGATATACAGGCACACATATATTTCTGGTAAATTACTCTGGACGTAAAATATAGGCAGAGCTGGCACGTACCTACACTACAGATCTCCGTGAGGAATGTGTGCGGAGATTTAAGGCACTAGATCAGGGCAGAAAATACCGCGAAAAAAGAGACATTTGGGGGGGAAGAAAAGGCATCAACCCACCCTTGTTCACGGTGGTGACTTGAGCCGCGCGAGCCAGTACCGCAGGGGCAGGTCCTCGAAGGGGCTCGGTCTCCATCCGTCTCGCCGAAGGGGTAGTCCTGAGTGCTCCGCTGCAGGGAGAGCGCCGCGGTGGCTGGATGCTGAGGTGCTCCGGGGGTTAAAGATGATCGCCAAAAGCAAATGAGAGTAGCAGTTCCGTGGCCCTCAAGTTACAGGTCGTAACGACTCCTCGGTGGCCTTGGATTCTCCGGAGGAGCCTTAATTCGCGTTCAGGCCGAGCTGCGGGCTAACGCCGCGCGGGAGGGCTCCGAAGCCCGCTCGCCGGGCTACCGCAGCCCCACCGAGCCTCAGAGGCCGTGGGAGCCAGGCTCGGCGCGCGTCTCCGGAGACTGCCGGGCGCGCGGCGGGCCCCCGGCAAGCCGGTCATGCCGGCCCCACCGGGTCCTGGGACTCCCAGCAGGGTGAGGAAGGTGGAGAGCGATGCGGGAAGTGTCTATGGGGCCCGGGCTGCTGAAGCAGAGCGCTGCAGCATCGCGGCTGCACAGGGCAGCCCACCGGTAACTTCCCGCCTACGACCGAGCCAGTTCAGACTTCCTAATGTAGAAGCT carries:
- the CDKN2C gene encoding cyclin-dependent kinase 4 inhibitor C, translating into MAEPWGNELASAAARGDLEQLTSLLQNNVNVNAQNGFGRTALQVMKLGNPEIARRLLLRGANPDLKDRTGFAVIHDAARAGFLDTLQTLLEFQADVNIEDNEGNLPLHLAAKEGHLPVVEFLVKHTACKVGHRNHQGDTACDLARLYRRNEVVSLMEGNRAEGAANLQ